A genome region from Sulfurovum sp. TSL6 includes the following:
- the rpoC gene encoding DNA-directed RNA polymerase subunit beta', with product MSKFLENLTPIDLNSEERPHDVAALQLRVASPEKVLSWSYGEVKKPETINYRTLKPERDGLFCAKIFGPIRDYECLCGKYKKMRYKGVVCEKCGVEVTTSKVRRNRMGHIDLIAPVAHIWYVSSLPSRIGTLLGVKMKDLERVLYYEAYIVKTPGEASYDSEGLNPLAKYDVLNEEQYQQITQRFGDTDLDARMGGEIIQELLADLDLVEMFNQLKLDIEATKSEAKRKTIVKRLKVIEAFLHSGNRPEWMMLTQLPVLPPDLRPLVSLDGGKFAVSDVNDLYRRVINRNQRLKRLVELDAPEIIVRNEKRMLQEAVDALFDNGRRGNAVKGANKRPLKSLSEVIKGKQGRFRQNLLGKRVDFSGRSVIVVGPDLRMDQCGLPKKMAIELFKPHLMAKLEEKGYATTLKQAKKMIEKQENEVWECLEEVVDNYPILLNRAPTLHKLSIQAFHPRLIEGKAIQLHPLVCSAFNADFDGDQMAVHVPLSDEAIAEAKVLMLASMNILLPASGKAIAVPSQDMILGLYYLTLEKNDVKGEHKLFANVEEVEIAFEQQSLDLNARIRTVIDGHIAKSTAGRLILKSIIPDYVPEKYWNKVLKKKDIGALVDYIYKIGGVSEAAGFLDNLKDMGFKYATKVGVSISIDDIKIPEMKAGNVLTAKEEVKEIQRQYGAGLLTDQERYNKIIDIWTDANNSIAEGLMDLIKQDKDGFNSVHMMADSGARGSAAQIRQLSGMRGLMAKSDGSIIETPITSNFREGLNVLEYFISTHGARKGLADTALKTANAGYLTRKLIDVAQNVKISMTDCGTHEGVEVSDIVVGNEMIEPLADRIYGRVLAEDVIDPITSEVLVSEGTMIDEETATRVQDAGVRSVVMRAPSSCKAPKGICAKCYGLNMADNKIVKRGEAVGVIAAQSIGEPGTQLTLRTFHTGGTATAGKEDRQVIASKEGFIRYYNLNVYRNREGKLIVANRRNAGVLLVEPKIKATVDGTVSLVVTHDEYVISVNDGSNNEVKYNLRKSDVAKSNELAGVAGKVEGKLFLPLQDGDKVKEGDSIVEVINEGWSVPSRVPFASELKVEDGAPVTQNVVSESKGKVKFFLLKGDYLEAHTGITEGTKVVEKGLFAVVVDENNREAARHYISRGSIVKVDNDAMVQRGDLLSAPEASAHVVIAEWDPYSEPIIAEQKGTLKFEDIIPGVTVVEQFDEVTGDTRLELNEYIPAAYKPAIVLATEGGELIRYQLDAKTSLFVKDGDEVSIADILAKTPKAAIKSKDITGGLPRVSELFEARRPKDIALIAQIDGVVSFGKPLRGKERLIISGDNNQVTEQFIDKNKVALVHTGEYVHAGEKLTDGIVSSHDILAALGEKALYEYIVSEVQMVYRRQGVNISDKHIEIVTSQMMRQVKVVESGDSKFIAGDIVSRRKFQEENERVIALSGEPSIAEPMLVGITRSAVGADSIISAASFQDTTKVLTSASIAGTVDALEDLKENVVIGRLIPVGTGMIDNENIKFTAAE from the coding sequence ATGAGTAAGTTTTTAGAGAATTTAACACCAATAGATCTTAACAGTGAAGAGAGACCGCATGATGTCGCAGCATTACAACTGAGAGTCGCGAGTCCGGAGAAAGTACTCTCATGGAGTTACGGTGAAGTAAAAAAACCAGAAACGATTAACTATAGAACCCTAAAACCCGAAAGAGACGGTCTTTTCTGTGCGAAGATCTTTGGACCTATCAGAGACTATGAGTGTCTTTGCGGTAAATACAAAAAGATGCGTTATAAAGGCGTCGTATGTGAAAAATGTGGGGTTGAAGTCACCACTTCAAAAGTAAGAAGAAACCGTATGGGTCACATTGATCTTATTGCTCCTGTGGCACATATCTGGTATGTCTCTTCACTTCCATCACGTATCGGTACACTTTTGGGTGTAAAGATGAAAGACCTTGAGAGAGTACTTTACTATGAAGCATATATTGTCAAAACGCCTGGTGAAGCAAGCTATGACAGTGAAGGTTTAAATCCACTGGCAAAATATGATGTATTGAATGAAGAGCAGTATCAGCAGATCACTCAACGTTTTGGTGATACAGATCTAGATGCAAGAATGGGTGGTGAGATCATCCAGGAACTGCTTGCAGATCTTGATCTTGTTGAAATGTTCAACCAGCTTAAACTTGATATAGAAGCAACAAAATCTGAAGCAAAAAGAAAGACGATCGTTAAACGTCTTAAGGTGATCGAAGCTTTCCTTCATTCAGGAAACAGACCAGAGTGGATGATGTTGACACAACTGCCGGTACTTCCACCAGATCTAAGACCTCTTGTAAGTCTTGACGGCGGTAAATTTGCTGTTTCTGATGTGAATGACCTTTATAGAAGAGTGATCAACAGAAACCAGAGACTTAAAAGACTGGTAGAACTGGATGCACCTGAAATTATCGTTAGAAATGAAAAGCGTATGCTTCAAGAAGCAGTCGATGCACTTTTTGATAACGGTAGAAGAGGAAATGCAGTTAAGGGTGCGAACAAAAGACCATTGAAGTCACTCTCTGAAGTGATCAAGGGTAAACAAGGTCGTTTTAGACAAAACCTTCTTGGTAAAAGGGTTGACTTCTCTGGTCGTTCGGTTATCGTTGTTGGTCCAGACTTACGTATGGATCAGTGTGGTCTGCCTAAGAAAATGGCGATCGAACTCTTTAAGCCGCACTTGATGGCAAAGCTTGAAGAAAAAGGGTATGCAACGACACTTAAACAAGCCAAAAAGATGATCGAAAAGCAAGAGAATGAAGTATGGGAGTGTTTAGAAGAGGTAGTTGATAACTATCCTATCTTACTGAACCGTGCACCAACGCTTCACAAATTGTCGATTCAAGCGTTCCACCCAAGACTGATCGAGGGTAAAGCAATCCAATTGCACCCACTGGTATGTTCAGCGTTCAACGCCGACTTTGATGGGGATCAGATGGCGGTACATGTACCACTTTCAGATGAAGCGATAGCGGAAGCAAAAGTATTGATGCTTGCATCAATGAACATCTTGCTTCCGGCATCAGGTAAAGCGATAGCCGTACCTTCACAAGATATGATTTTAGGGCTTTACTACCTCACACTTGAGAAAAATGATGTAAAAGGTGAACATAAACTGTTTGCCAATGTAGAAGAAGTGGAAATCGCATTTGAACAACAGTCACTTGACTTGAATGCACGTATCAGAACAGTGATCGATGGGCACATTGCTAAATCGACTGCAGGTAGACTGATCTTAAAATCAATTATTCCTGACTATGTACCGGAAAAATACTGGAACAAAGTCTTGAAGAAAAAAGATATCGGTGCATTGGTTGACTATATCTATAAAATAGGTGGTGTGTCAGAAGCTGCAGGATTCCTTGATAATCTTAAGGATATGGGTTTCAAATATGCAACTAAAGTGGGTGTATCTATTTCCATTGATGATATTAAAATTCCTGAGATGAAAGCAGGAAACGTTCTTACAGCAAAAGAAGAAGTGAAAGAGATCCAGCGACAATATGGTGCGGGTCTTTTAACGGATCAGGAACGTTATAACAAAATTATTGATATCTGGACGGATGCGAACAATAGTATTGCGGAAGGTCTTATGGATCTTATTAAGCAAGATAAAGACGGATTTAACTCGGTTCACATGATGGCAGACTCTGGGGCGAGAGGTTCAGCAGCTCAGATCAGACAACTTTCCGGTATGAGGGGTCTTATGGCGAAATCGGACGGATCAATTATTGAAACACCTATTACGTCAAACTTCCGTGAAGGTCTAAATGTACTTGAGTACTTTATTTCAACACACGGTGCGAGAAAGGGTCTTGCCGATACAGCACTTAAGACGGCGAATGCGGGTTACTTAACAAGAAAACTGATCGATGTTGCACAAAATGTGAAGATCTCTATGACAGATTGTGGTACACATGAAGGTGTAGAAGTATCAGATATCGTTGTGGGTAATGAAATGATCGAGCCATTGGCAGATCGTATCTATGGTAGAGTATTGGCTGAAGATGTTATCGATCCTATTACTTCTGAAGTATTGGTAAGTGAAGGTACGATGATAGATGAAGAGACTGCTACAAGAGTACAAGATGCGGGTGTGCGTTCAGTAGTTATGAGAGCACCGTCATCATGTAAAGCACCAAAAGGTATTTGTGCAAAATGTTATGGTCTGAATATGGCTGATAACAAAATAGTAAAACGTGGAGAAGCTGTAGGAGTTATTGCAGCGCAATCTATTGGTGAGCCAGGTACACAGCTTACCCTACGTACATTCCACACGGGTGGTACGGCAACAGCAGGTAAAGAAGATAGACAAGTTATCGCAAGCAAAGAAGGTTTCATTAGATACTATAACCTGAATGTATACCGTAACAGAGAGGGTAAACTGATCGTTGCAAACAGAAGAAATGCCGGGGTACTTTTGGTAGAACCTAAGATCAAAGCAACCGTTGACGGAACAGTTTCTCTTGTGGTCACACATGACGAGTATGTGATCTCTGTCAATGACGGAAGTAACAATGAGGTGAAATACAACCTTAGAAAATCGGATGTCGCTAAGTCAAATGAACTTGCAGGTGTTGCAGGTAAAGTAGAAGGAAAGCTTTTCTTACCGCTTCAAGATGGTGATAAAGTAAAAGAGGGTGACTCTATCGTTGAAGTGATCAATGAGGGTTGGTCTGTACCAAGCCGTGTGCCATTCGCTTCTGAACTTAAAGTGGAAGATGGTGCGCCAGTGACACAGAATGTGGTTTCTGAATCAAAAGGTAAAGTGAAATTCTTCTTACTTAAAGGGGATTATCTTGAAGCACATACAGGGATTACTGAAGGTACAAAAGTAGTAGAAAAAGGTCTCTTTGCGGTTGTTGTTGATGAAAATAACAGAGAAGCAGCAAGACACTACATATCAAGAGGATCGATCGTAAAAGTAGACAATGATGCTATGGTTCAAAGAGGGGATCTTCTTTCTGCTCCTGAAGCATCAGCACATGTAGTGATCGCTGAATGGGACCCTTATTCAGAGCCTATTATTGCAGAGCAGAAAGGGACATTGAAGTTTGAAGATATTATTCCAGGTGTCACTGTGGTTGAACAGTTTGATGAAGTGACGGGTGATACAAGACTTGAATTGAACGAGTATATTCCTGCTGCCTATAAACCAGCTATCGTACTTGCAACTGAAGGCGGAGAATTGATCCGTTATCAACTTGATGCAAAAACGAGCTTGTTTGTTAAAGATGGTGATGAAGTAAGTATTGCAGATATCTTGGCAAAAACTCCAAAAGCGGCTATCAAGTCAAAAGATATTACCGGAGGTCTTCCAAGAGTATCTGAACTCTTCGAGGCTAGACGTCCTAAAGACATTGCACTTATTGCACAGATCGATGGTGTAGTAAGCTTTGGTAAGCCACTACGTGGTAAAGAGAGACTTATTATCTCTGGTGACAATAATCAGGTAACTGAACAGTTCATCGACAAGAATAAAGTAGCGCTTGTGCACACGGGTGAATATGTACATGCTGGTGAAAAACTGACTGACGGTATTGTATCAAGTCATGATATTCTTGCAGCACTTGGAGAAAAAGCATTGTATGAGTACATTGTGTCTGAAGTACAAATGGTATATCGTAGACAAGGGGTTAATATCTCAGATAAACACATCGAGATCGTGACTTCTCAAATGATGAGACAAGTGAAAGTGGTTGAGAGCGGTGACTCTAAGTTTATTGCAGGAGATATCGTGTCTCGTCGTAAATTCCAAGAAGAGAATGAAAGGGTTATCGCTCTTAGCGGTGAACCTTCTATTGCTGAGCCAATGCTTGTAGGTATTACCCGTTCAGCGGTTGGTGCAGACAGTATTATCTCTGCTGCATCATTCCAGGATACAACAAAAGTATTGACTTCTGCATCTATCGCAGGAACAGTTGATGCACTTGAAGATCTTAAAGAAAATGTTGTTATCGGACGTCTTATCCCAGTAGGTACTGGTATGATCGACAATGAGAATATTAAATTCACAGCTGCAGAGTAA
- the rpsL gene encoding 30S ribosomal protein S12 produces the protein MPTINQLIRKERKKQVKKSKSPALVKCPQRRGVCTRVYTTTPKKPNSALRKVAKVRLTSGFEVISYIGGEGHNLQEHSIVLVRGGRIKDLPGVKYHIVRGALDASGVTGRTVARSKYGTKKPK, from the coding sequence TTGCCTACAATTAATCAATTGATTCGTAAAGAACGTAAAAAGCAAGTGAAAAAATCAAAATCACCTGCGCTCGTAAAATGTCCTCAAAGAAGAGGCGTATGTACTAGAGTATATACTACAACACCAAAGAAGCCTAACTCGGCACTTAGAAAAGTTGCTAAAGTAAGATTGACAAGTGGTTTTGAAGTAATCTCATACATCGGTGGTGAGGGTCACAACCTTCAAGAACACTCTATCGTACTTGTAAGAGGCGGAAGAATTAAAGATTTACCTGGTGTTAAGTATCACATTGTTCGTGGTGCACTAGATGCTTCAGGTGTAACTGGAAGAACAGTTGCAAGATCTAAATACGGTACTAAAAAACCTAAATAA
- the rpsG gene encoding 30S ribosomal protein S7, translated as MRRRKAPVRPVLPDPVHGSKVLTKFINAVMLDGKKSTAQKVMYAALERIESKSGEKGIEVFNKAMDNVKPVMEVKSRRVGGATYQVPIEVRPVRQQSLGIRWIVDAARKRNERTMMERLSNELMDAATEKGAAFKKKEDTYRMAEANKAFAHYRW; from the coding sequence ATGAGAAGAAGAAAAGCTCCCGTTAGACCGGTATTGCCAGATCCAGTACACGGTTCTAAAGTATTAACAAAGTTCATCAATGCAGTAATGCTTGATGGTAAGAAAAGCACAGCGCAAAAAGTAATGTATGCTGCGTTAGAGAGAATTGAATCAAAATCTGGTGAAAAAGGTATTGAAGTATTCAACAAAGCGATGGATAACGTCAAACCTGTAATGGAAGTAAAATCTAGAAGAGTAGGTGGTGCAACGTACCAAGTGCCTATAGAAGTAAGACCTGTAAGACAACAATCACTGGGAATCAGATGGATCGTTGATGCAGCTAGAAAAAGAAATGAAAGAACTATGATGGAGCGTTTAAGTAATGAACTTATGGACGCTGCAACTGAAAAAGGTGCTGCTTTCAAGAAGAAAGAAGATACGTATAGAATGGCTGAAGCGAACAAAGCGTTTGCTCACTATAGATGGTAA
- the fusA gene encoding elongation factor G, which translates to MARTHKLEDVRNIGIAAHIDAGKTTTTERILFYTGVEHKIGEVHDGAATMDWMEQEQERGITITSAATTCEWLGKQINIIDTPGHVDFTIEVERSMRVLDGAVSVFCAVGGVQPQSETVWRQRNRYGVPSLVFVNKMDRTGADFLEVERQIRERLKGNPLVIQLPIGAEENFEGVVDLVKMKEVVWDAEAAMGSAYSEQDIRPELQDQADEFREKLIEGISEVDGNEELMEKYMEGEELTQDEIIAGIKKATIGMHVVPMLPGTAFKNKGVQTLLDAVVAYLPSPVEAPAIKGTKMEDEDAEVVVDSTDNGEFASLAFKIMTDPFVGQLTFIRVYRGSLESGSYVLNSTKEKKERVGRIMKMHAIKREEVSEIYAGEIGAVVGLKNTTTGDTLCSEKDKVVLERMDFPDPVISVAVEPKTKADQEKMGLALGKLAAEDPSFRVATDEESGQTIISGMGELHLEILVDRMKREFKVEAEVGAPQVAYRETIRKSVNKEYKYAKQSGGRGQFGHVYLRIEPQEPGFGYEFVDEVKGGVIPKEFIQPVNKGVQEAMARGIQAGYPVEDVKVTVYDGSYHDVDSSEMAFKLAGSMGFRDGCREANPVILEPLMKVEVEVPEDFMGDVIGDVAKRRGQVSGMDDRAGNKIVNAFVPLSEMFGYSTDLRSMTQGRATYAMEFDHYDEVPANVAKEIIEKRNS; encoded by the coding sequence ATGGCAAGAACGCATAAACTTGAAGACGTAAGAAACATCGGTATTGCTGCTCACATTGATGCAGGTAAAACAACAACAACTGAAAGAATTCTTTTCTATACAGGTGTTGAACACAAAATAGGTGAAGTACATGATGGTGCTGCAACTATGGACTGGATGGAACAAGAGCAGGAAAGAGGTATTACGATTACTTCTGCTGCTACAACTTGTGAGTGGTTAGGTAAACAGATCAATATTATCGATACTCCGGGTCACGTTGACTTTACTATTGAAGTTGAACGTTCTATGAGAGTACTTGATGGTGCTGTTTCAGTATTCTGTGCTGTTGGTGGGGTTCAACCACAATCAGAAACAGTTTGGAGACAAAGAAACCGTTATGGTGTACCATCACTTGTATTTGTAAACAAAATGGACAGAACAGGTGCAGATTTCCTTGAAGTTGAAAGACAGATCCGTGAAAGACTTAAAGGTAACCCATTGGTTATCCAATTACCAATTGGTGCTGAAGAGAACTTTGAAGGTGTTGTTGACCTTGTAAAGATGAAAGAAGTGGTATGGGATGCAGAAGCAGCAATGGGTTCTGCATACAGCGAGCAAGATATTCGTCCTGAACTTCAAGATCAAGCTGATGAGTTTAGAGAAAAACTTATAGAAGGTATCTCTGAAGTTGACGGTAACGAAGAGCTTATGGAAAAATACATGGAGGGTGAAGAACTTACTCAAGACGAGATCATTGCTGGTATCAAAAAAGCAACGATCGGTATGCATGTAGTTCCAATGCTTCCAGGTACAGCATTCAAGAATAAAGGTGTTCAAACACTACTTGACGCTGTTGTTGCTTACCTTCCATCTCCAGTTGAAGCACCTGCAATTAAGGGTACTAAAATGGAAGATGAAGATGCTGAAGTTGTGGTTGACTCAACTGATAACGGTGAGTTCGCTTCACTGGCATTTAAGATCATGACAGACCCATTTGTTGGTCAGTTGACATTTATCCGTGTATACCGTGGTTCTTTGGAATCAGGTTCTTATGTACTTAACTCTACAAAAGAGAAAAAAGAGCGTGTCGGTCGTATCATGAAAATGCACGCGATCAAACGTGAAGAAGTATCTGAGATCTACGCAGGTGAGATCGGTGCGGTTGTTGGTCTTAAAAATACAACAACGGGTGATACACTTTGTTCAGAGAAAGATAAAGTGGTACTTGAAAGAATGGATTTCCCGGATCCGGTTATCTCTGTTGCAGTTGAGCCTAAAACAAAAGCTGACCAGGAAAAAATGGGACTTGCACTTGGTAAACTTGCTGCAGAAGATCCATCTTTCCGTGTTGCTACTGATGAAGAGTCTGGTCAAACGATCATCTCAGGAATGGGTGAACTTCACCTTGAGATCCTTGTAGACAGAATGAAAAGAGAATTTAAAGTTGAAGCGGAAGTTGGTGCACCTCAAGTTGCATACCGTGAAACAATTAGAAAATCTGTAAACAAAGAATACAAGTATGCTAAACAGTCTGGTGGTCGTGGACAGTTCGGTCACGTATACCTTAGAATCGAACCACAAGAGCCAGGTTTTGGTTATGAGTTCGTTGATGAAGTTAAAGGTGGTGTGATTCCAAAAGAATTTATCCAACCGGTTAACAAAGGTGTACAAGAAGCTATGGCTAGAGGTATCCAAGCAGGTTACCCTGTTGAAGATGTTAAAGTAACTGTATATGATGGTTCTTACCATGATGTCGATTCATCTGAAATGGCGTTTAAACTTGCTGGTTCAATGGGATTCAGAGATGGTTGTAGAGAAGCGAATCCGGTTATCTTGGAACCATTGATGAAAGTTGAAGTGGAAGTACCTGAAGACTTTATGGGTGATGTTATCGGTGATGTTGCTAAAAGACGTGGTCAAGTATCAGGTATGGATGACAGAGCAGGTAACAAGATCGTTAACGCGTTCGTACCACTTTCTGAAATGTTCGGTTATTCAACAGACCTACGTTCAATGACGCAAGGTCGTGCAACGTATGCTATGGAATTCGATCACTATGATGAAGTTCCAGCGAACGTAGCTAAAGAGATCATCGAAAAGCGTAATAGCTAA
- a CDS encoding helix-turn-helix domain containing protein: protein MIDFHEVMQRVKQVLSAQTQKEKILDRDIADSLNLDPQYFAVIKRRKKIPYESLAHFCKQHHISLNWILLAQKPQYLTKFTNHKR from the coding sequence ATGATAGATTTTCATGAAGTAATGCAAAGGGTCAAACAGGTGCTCTCTGCACAAACCCAAAAAGAAAAGATACTCGACAGAGATATAGCAGACTCTCTAAACTTGGATCCGCAATATTTTGCAGTGATCAAAAGACGTAAAAAGATCCCCTATGAATCTTTAGCGCATTTTTGTAAACAGCACCATATCAGCCTTAACTGGATACTGTTGGCACAAAAACCACAATATTTGACTAAATTCACTAATCATAAAAGATAA
- the queF gene encoding preQ(1) synthase produces MKYGEKEILEFDINNEENYWPNEHKKNYTINIELPEFMCMCPRSGYPDFATLKLSYEPDLKVIELKALKLYINSFMTRHISHENSANEIYDALYSKLKPKSMKLIADFNPRGNVHTVIEIDSTKN; encoded by the coding sequence ATGAAATACGGTGAAAAAGAGATACTAGAATTTGATATTAACAATGAAGAGAACTACTGGCCCAATGAGCATAAAAAAAATTATACGATCAATATTGAACTTCCTGAGTTCATGTGTATGTGTCCGCGTTCAGGATATCCTGATTTTGCTACACTCAAACTCAGTTATGAGCCGGACTTGAAGGTGATAGAGCTTAAAGCACTCAAACTCTATATTAATTCATTCATGACGAGACATATTTCACACGAAAACTCTGCCAATGAAATTTATGATGCACTCTACAGTAAGCTCAAGCCGAAATCAATGAAACTGATCGCAGACTTCAATCCTAGAGGGAATGTACACACTGTGATAGAGATTGACAGTACAAAGAACTAA
- a CDS encoding EAL domain-containing protein, whose amino-acid sequence MLYSQKEERGRRFSLALRAGLPILILVFLVFYTTIDHASTLTISLKDGVLLAAITFIAIYYIYFLMNLGVQETLLDETTQGFNKRTFVKKLKAYKPKSLACLSIENLPLLSENYSSDQIDNLLYTISRKLHLIFKQNGLDKVLIGRERGSEFLIALNDDYTHIETILETLIEENGRINDIDVEFKFAIITNPNGDFKKAILQLRDILASQAEDDSQEESTPKIKDAQELSSIEKDVIATIQKKKLLLSFRPLLNTSNHTIDTYEISVKLKSETHQDILPRVFLPIINRLGLGREYDFTLIKHVIELLPLVDETISFTFNISPFSLRDSTFQAKLFAYLEEKQVDPSRLIIQLYERKTHHDLSGYLKTLKSFRSHGLRICIDNFGSSNASMEYMKHFKFDMIQFDRSYVTNLEDETTYAMLHSLINMAKELNVQTVAKWVDNEEQENKLKALGINYIQGFGVSKSINEETLINRYN is encoded by the coding sequence ATGCTCTACTCACAAAAAGAAGAAAGAGGACGACGTTTTAGCCTGGCTCTACGAGCGGGGTTACCCATACTCATTCTCGTTTTTCTTGTTTTTTACACGACCATTGATCATGCCAGCACACTTACCATCAGTCTGAAAGATGGTGTACTGCTTGCCGCCATTACTTTTATTGCTATCTATTATATTTATTTTTTAATGAATCTAGGTGTACAAGAAACTCTCTTAGATGAAACTACTCAGGGATTTAATAAAAGAACATTTGTCAAAAAACTAAAAGCGTATAAACCAAAATCTTTGGCATGCTTGAGTATAGAGAACCTTCCCTTATTAAGCGAAAATTACAGCAGTGACCAAATTGATAATCTCCTCTATACCATTTCTAGAAAATTGCATCTCATATTTAAACAAAATGGTTTGGACAAGGTGCTTATAGGCCGGGAACGCGGTTCAGAATTTTTGATCGCACTCAATGATGACTATACACATATAGAAACTATTTTGGAAACACTGATAGAAGAGAACGGTCGCATCAACGATATTGACGTAGAGTTTAAATTTGCGATCATCACCAATCCCAATGGAGATTTCAAAAAAGCGATACTACAACTTCGAGATATCCTCGCAAGCCAAGCAGAAGATGACAGTCAAGAGGAATCTACCCCTAAGATAAAAGATGCCCAAGAACTTTCAAGCATAGAAAAAGATGTGATCGCTACGATCCAAAAGAAAAAACTACTTTTATCTTTCAGACCTCTGTTGAACACATCTAACCATACGATAGATACATATGAAATTTCAGTCAAGCTGAAATCAGAAACCCATCAAGATATTTTACCTCGTGTATTTTTGCCCATCATTAACCGCTTAGGCCTAGGAAGAGAATATGACTTCACATTGATCAAACATGTGATAGAGCTCTTGCCTCTTGTGGATGAGACTATTTCATTTACCTTTAATATATCTCCATTTTCCCTCAGAGACAGTACTTTTCAGGCAAAACTTTTTGCCTACTTAGAGGAAAAACAGGTGGACCCGTCTCGTCTCATTATCCAGCTCTATGAACGTAAAACACACCATGATCTTAGCGGATACCTCAAAACCCTCAAGAGTTTCAGATCTCATGGGTTACGGATCTGCATCGATAATTTTGGTTCTTCCAATGCGTCTATGGAGTATATGAAACATTTTAAATTTGACATGATACAGTTTGATAGAAGTTATGTGACAAACTTAGAAGATGAAACAACGTATGCTATGCTACACTCTTTAATTAATATGGCTAAAGAATTAAATGTACAGACTGTTGCAAAGTGGGTAGACAATGAAGAGCAAGAGAACAAACTAAAAGCGCTTGGGATTAACTACATACAAGGATTTGGTGTAAGTAAATCCATCAATGAAGAGACACTGATCAATAGATACAACTAA